The proteins below are encoded in one region of Pseudomonas putida S13.1.2:
- a CDS encoding xanthine dehydrogenase family protein molybdopterin-binding subunit produces the protein MSNRDISRRAFLQGGLIAGVGVTMAPLGSQAFAALMEDRVTTSPQKWMNHDGKARFRNDALSKVCGDKVFARDIRAKDMPGWPTQQGHALLLKATKADRIYAGHDLSLLGAELQPDRIVTAADLEKDGIAWPEAHSPDPLLPPGKVPMFIGHPVAILIWHDFERFRQAKRKLQFNEQAIRYGAQAPLYQRDPYGSFRFVRVGGATPFDDDEFSSLKNSMLFPTILNRKPVWSKQPNQHGDLTEQGLFYANRMAGQLDNPPEDWLVFDERYKTPSIEPAALEPDNGNGWYDPASGTLHFVVATQCPFEVAQECVHMIKPSRFALNTLNMHPGYTVGYGSKDNNIFVFYAAVAALYGGGVPIRLANDRYEQFQSGIKRHAFDIRYQLAVDKKDNSFKIFRADMSCDGGGRINYSPSVAAVGATAAQSIYYMPQNDLSVTAYHSRGVEAGSMRGYGTLQSMAATEMMVDEIAGRLGVDAIDLRRANALKSGMKNTQGAVPAGALRLYEILDKAAVHDWWRNRDARKQQMDAQDQDHWYGVGFAICQKDFGTGSEAPMASIEFSRDGRISLRHIGTELGTGMSTSQALVVSDFLGRSADEVRTAVTEWPELQLSTSGNPYLISQPEQDAALRNPRWVGKLASPSSATNSAFYFSHATREAARVLFNHGLWPAAMAIWRQGPHGGQANPLVVRRENAVWVNGELTGNGLQPIPFAQLAQKAHDMGLVTGASVHGFNRWSWAEADFVIDGVRERFPLDAVAVKYGDGAVNAKKAQMSSHGYHLLDRQNAAYPDTQLNNAMVTYYSPVATIVEIKVNKGTHEVQVLNHHSWVECGRVLVPELVKGQLEGGIAMGIGHALTEEMPLYEGGPGEGDWNFNRYRLPHARDVAVWQQTSEILPPLSPTDPSKGIAEVVMIPVVGAIGNAVAHAIGKRVRDLPITPARIKEALNG, from the coding sequence ATGTCCAACCGTGATATTTCCCGGCGCGCCTTCTTGCAAGGCGGGCTGATAGCTGGTGTCGGCGTGACCATGGCGCCACTCGGCAGCCAGGCATTCGCCGCCCTGATGGAGGACCGCGTCACCACCTCGCCGCAGAAGTGGATGAACCATGACGGCAAGGCGCGCTTCCGTAACGATGCCTTGTCCAAGGTATGCGGAGACAAGGTGTTCGCCCGCGATATCCGCGCCAAGGACATGCCCGGCTGGCCCACGCAGCAGGGCCATGCGCTGCTGCTCAAGGCGACCAAGGCCGACCGTATCTATGCCGGTCACGACCTCAGCCTGCTCGGTGCCGAGCTGCAGCCTGACCGTATCGTTACCGCCGCCGATCTCGAGAAAGACGGCATTGCCTGGCCGGAGGCGCATTCGCCCGACCCGCTGCTGCCGCCCGGCAAGGTGCCGATGTTCATCGGCCACCCGGTGGCGATCCTGATCTGGCACGACTTCGAGCGCTTCCGCCAGGCCAAGCGCAAGCTGCAGTTCAACGAACAGGCGATCCGTTACGGCGCCCAGGCGCCGCTGTACCAGCGCGACCCTTACGGCAGTTTTCGCTTCGTGCGGGTGGGCGGTGCCACGCCGTTCGACGACGATGAGTTCTCCAGCCTGAAGAATTCCATGCTGTTCCCAACCATTCTCAACCGCAAGCCGGTATGGTCGAAGCAGCCCAACCAGCACGGCGACCTGACCGAGCAGGGGCTGTTCTACGCCAATCGCATGGCCGGGCAGCTGGACAACCCGCCCGAGGACTGGCTGGTGTTCGACGAGCGCTACAAGACGCCGTCCATCGAACCCGCCGCGCTGGAGCCGGACAACGGCAACGGCTGGTACGACCCGGCCAGCGGCACGCTGCACTTCGTGGTTGCCACCCAGTGCCCGTTCGAAGTGGCGCAGGAATGCGTGCACATGATCAAGCCGTCGCGTTTCGCCCTGAACACGCTGAACATGCACCCGGGCTACACCGTGGGCTACGGCTCGAAAGACAACAACATCTTCGTCTTCTACGCCGCCGTGGCCGCGCTGTATGGCGGCGGCGTGCCGATCCGCCTGGCCAACGACCGTTACGAGCAGTTCCAGAGCGGCATCAAGCGCCATGCCTTCGATATCCGCTACCAGCTGGCCGTCGACAAGAAGGACAACAGCTTCAAGATCTTCCGCGCCGACATGAGCTGCGACGGCGGCGGGCGCATCAACTACAGCCCGTCGGTGGCAGCGGTAGGCGCCACTGCTGCGCAGTCGATCTATTACATGCCGCAGAACGACCTGTCGGTTACCGCCTACCATTCCCGCGGTGTCGAGGCCGGCTCCATGCGCGGCTACGGCACCTTGCAGAGCATGGCGGCCACCGAGATGATGGTGGACGAGATCGCAGGCCGCCTGGGCGTCGATGCCATCGACCTGCGTCGTGCCAACGCGCTGAAATCGGGCATGAAGAACACCCAGGGCGCGGTCCCGGCGGGCGCGCTGCGTCTGTACGAGATTCTCGACAAGGCCGCCGTGCACGACTGGTGGCGCAACCGCGACGCGCGCAAGCAGCAGATGGACGCGCAGGACCAGGACCACTGGTACGGCGTGGGCTTTGCGATTTGCCAAAAGGACTTCGGCACCGGCTCCGAGGCACCCATGGCCAGCATCGAGTTCAGCCGCGACGGCCGCATCAGCCTGCGCCACATCGGCACCGAGCTGGGCACCGGCATGTCTACCTCCCAGGCCCTGGTGGTCAGCGACTTCCTGGGGCGCTCGGCTGACGAGGTCAGGACTGCGGTTACCGAATGGCCAGAGCTGCAACTGAGCACCAGCGGCAACCCGTACCTGATCAGCCAGCCCGAGCAGGACGCCGCGCTGCGCAACCCGCGCTGGGTCGGCAAGTTGGCGTCGCCTTCGTCGGCGACCAACTCGGCCTTCTACTTCAGCCACGCCACCCGCGAAGCGGCGCGCGTGCTGTTCAACCACGGCCTGTGGCCGGCGGCCATGGCCATCTGGCGCCAGGGCCCGCATGGCGGCCAGGCCAACCCGCTGGTGGTGCGCCGCGAGAACGCGGTGTGGGTCAACGGCGAGCTGACCGGTAACGGCCTGCAGCCGATCCCGTTCGCCCAGCTGGCACAGAAGGCCCACGACATGGGCCTGGTCACCGGCGCCAGTGTCCACGGTTTCAACCGCTGGAGCTGGGCCGAGGCTGACTTCGTCATCGACGGCGTGCGCGAGCGCTTCCCGCTTGACGCCGTGGCGGTGAAATACGGCGATGGCGCGGTGAACGCCAAGAAGGCGCAGATGAGCAGCCACGGTTACCACCTGCTCGACCGGCAGAACGCTGCCTACCCCGACACCCAGCTGAACAACGCCATGGTCACCTACTACAGCCCCGTGGCGACCATCGTTGAAATCAAGGTCAACAAGGGCACCCATGAAGTGCAGGTGCTCAACCACCACAGCTGGGTCGAGTGCGGCCGGGTGTTGGTGCCGGAGCTGGTCAAGGGCCAGCTAGAAGGCGGTATTGCCATGGGCATCGGCCACGCGCTGACCGAAGAAATGCCGTTGTACGAGGGCGGGCCCGGGGAGGGCGACTGGAACTTCAACCGCTACCGCCTGCCGCATGCGCGCGACGTGGCGGTGTGGCAGCAGACCAGCGAAATCCTCCCGCCGCTGTCACCGACCGACCCGTCCAAGGGCATCGCCGAAGTGGTGATGATCCCGGTCGTGGGGGCCATCGGCAATGCCGTTGCCCATGCCATCGGCAAGCGCGTGCGCGACCTTCCCATCACCCCAGCCCGTATCAAGGAGGCCCTCAATGGCTAA
- a CDS encoding (2Fe-2S)-binding protein — MANRPLQLTLNGQPVGPVEVPADLAMIDYLHEHQNLTGSRLGCGQGICHACVVIVDNPDGTSEEVRTCITGAHYFEGKKVRTIEGHAKPDEAGNLTLNPIQQKFVDLFAFQCSYCAPGFVNAATVLVETAQRQPLKKSEVEDRIEASLGHHICRCTGYVRYYDATRKVLNDLGLVKEG, encoded by the coding sequence ATGGCTAACCGTCCACTGCAACTGACCCTCAACGGTCAACCGGTCGGCCCGGTCGAGGTCCCCGCTGACCTGGCGATGATCGACTACCTGCACGAACACCAGAACCTCACCGGCTCGCGCCTGGGCTGTGGCCAGGGCATCTGCCATGCCTGTGTGGTGATCGTCGACAACCCCGACGGCACCAGCGAAGAAGTGCGCACCTGCATCACCGGCGCCCACTACTTTGAGGGCAAGAAGGTACGCACCATCGAGGGTCACGCCAAACCGGACGAGGCCGGTAACCTCACGCTGAACCCGATCCAGCAGAAGTTCGTCGACCTGTTCGCGTTCCAGTGCAGCTACTGCGCGCCGGGCTTTGTCAACGCCGCTACTGTGCTGGTGGAAACCGCCCAGCGCCAGCCATTGAAAAAGAGCGAAGTGGAAGACCGCATCGAGGCCAGCCTCGGGCACCACATCTGCCGCTGCACTGGCTACGTGCGTTATTACGACGCCACCCGCAAGGTGCTCAACGACCTCGGCCTGGTCAAGGAGGGTTGA
- a CDS encoding c-type cytochrome has product MGFVRNALALALAVSSMALAVSSVAQAADEAQVKRGEYLARAADCMACHTAEGGAPYAGGLPIHSPFGTIYGSNITPDKQYGIGNYSADEFFAAVTQGKRKDGANLYPAMPYTSYHLIKREDSDAILAYLMTIPPINRPAPQTALRFPFNVRMGLSGWNMLYGKSVQLQPTEGKSPAWQRGQYMVEVMGHCGECHTPRNPIGALQQDQRLTGGLLGGYLAPSLLAQDLAERGWTQPDLTTFLKHGISAQGSMFNEMFPVVHHSTQHLEDADLAAMATYLLGDQPPPAKAIQAVALEQMSDSAKRGHQQYLNVCAGCHGVDGEGKPHIAVAMQGNTVLRQDDSRNLVKVILEGIREQQFTGFERMQPMPGFADKLDDQQVTDMVNYLRQAWGGLPGDLNVQQLAELKVE; this is encoded by the coding sequence ATGGGCTTCGTTCGTAACGCACTGGCATTGGCCTTGGCCGTCAGCTCAATGGCCCTGGCCGTAAGCTCGGTGGCCCAAGCGGCCGACGAGGCACAGGTCAAGCGCGGTGAGTACCTGGCCCGCGCGGCCGACTGCATGGCCTGCCATACCGCCGAAGGCGGCGCGCCGTATGCCGGCGGCCTGCCGATTCATTCGCCGTTCGGCACCATTTATGGCAGCAACATTACCCCGGACAAACAGTACGGCATCGGCAACTACAGCGCCGACGAGTTCTTCGCCGCAGTCACCCAGGGCAAGCGCAAGGACGGCGCCAACCTTTATCCTGCGATGCCTTACACCTCGTACCACCTGATCAAGCGTGAAGATTCGGACGCGATCCTCGCCTATCTGATGACCATACCGCCGATCAACCGCCCGGCACCGCAGACCGCGTTGCGCTTCCCGTTCAACGTGCGCATGGGGCTGAGCGGCTGGAACATGTTGTATGGCAAGAGCGTGCAGCTGCAGCCAACCGAAGGCAAAAGCCCGGCCTGGCAGCGTGGCCAGTACATGGTCGAGGTCATGGGCCATTGCGGCGAATGCCATACCCCGCGCAACCCCATCGGCGCGCTGCAGCAGGACCAGCGCCTGACCGGTGGCCTGCTTGGCGGCTACCTGGCGCCGAGCCTGCTGGCCCAGGACCTGGCCGAACGCGGCTGGACACAGCCGGACCTGACCACCTTCCTCAAGCACGGCATCAGTGCCCAGGGCAGCATGTTCAACGAGATGTTCCCGGTGGTGCACCACAGCACCCAGCACCTGGAAGACGCAGACCTGGCGGCCATGGCCACCTACCTGCTGGGCGACCAGCCACCGCCGGCAAAGGCCATCCAGGCGGTTGCCCTGGAGCAGATGAGCGACAGCGCCAAGCGCGGCCACCAGCAGTACCTGAACGTCTGCGCCGGTTGCCATGGTGTCGACGGCGAGGGCAAGCCGCACATCGCCGTGGCCATGCAGGGCAACACCGTGCTGCGCCAGGATGACTCGCGCAACCTGGTCAAGGTTATCCTCGAAGGCATCCGTGAACAGCAGTTCACCGGCTTCGAGCGCATGCAGCCGATGCCGGGCTTTGCCGACAAGCTCGATGACCAACAGGTGACGGATATGGTCAACTACCTGCGCCAGGCCTGGGGTGGATTGCCCGGTGACCTGAACGTACAGCAGCTCGCCGAGCTGAAGGTGGAGTAA
- a CDS encoding XdhC family protein, with protein MQHLDLQVVRRALQWSCNGQRVWLCTVLATYGSAPRAPGSLLAGNASGQWLGSLSGGCVEDDFLERVALGEFPEPVAIVRYGDGSDSRSSIRLPCGGVLEVLVENLPAECEVQAHLRELESALLGQRRLLREVSLPDGTRQLADDHCQGPRVERDNARVRLRVGAAQRLLLAGYSSVAHFCAEFGKAMGFEVILCEPRDEVLDGVRLDGIEVRRELPSEFIHQGGCHADTAVVALTHDPKIDDLAMLEAVRTEAFYIGVMGSRVTSDKRRERLQRIGGLGAVELGRIHAPIGLNLGAKTPAEIALAVLADILRVRNGIARVAL; from the coding sequence GTGCAGCATCTCGATCTACAGGTGGTTCGCCGGGCCTTGCAGTGGTCGTGCAACGGTCAGCGGGTGTGGTTGTGCACGGTGCTCGCCACCTACGGCTCGGCGCCTCGCGCGCCGGGCTCGCTGCTGGCGGGGAATGCCAGTGGCCAGTGGCTGGGGTCGCTGTCCGGTGGCTGTGTCGAAGACGATTTCCTCGAACGCGTGGCCCTGGGTGAATTCCCTGAGCCGGTTGCCATCGTGCGTTACGGCGATGGCAGTGATTCGCGTTCGAGCATCCGCTTGCCGTGTGGCGGCGTGCTTGAAGTGCTGGTGGAGAACCTGCCGGCCGAGTGCGAGGTGCAGGCGCACTTGCGTGAGCTGGAAAGCGCGCTGCTGGGCCAGCGTCGGCTGCTGCGTGAAGTGAGCTTGCCCGACGGTACCCGCCAGCTGGCCGATGACCATTGTCAGGGGCCACGCGTCGAGCGGGATAACGCCCGTGTTCGCCTGCGTGTCGGCGCTGCCCAGCGTCTGCTGCTGGCCGGCTATTCCAGCGTGGCGCATTTTTGCGCCGAGTTCGGCAAAGCCATGGGGTTTGAGGTGATCCTTTGCGAGCCGCGGGACGAAGTGCTGGACGGCGTGCGGTTAGACGGTATCGAAGTGCGCCGCGAGTTGCCGTCGGAGTTTATCCACCAGGGTGGTTGCCATGCCGACACGGCGGTGGTGGCATTGACCCATGACCCGAAGATCGACGACCTGGCGATGCTTGAAGCGGTGCGTACCGAGGCCTTCTATATTGGCGTGATGGGCTCCCGGGTGACCTCCGACAAGCGCCGCGAGCGCTTGCAGCGCATCGGCGGCCTGGGTGCAGTCGAGTTGGGCCGTATCCATGCCCCGATCGGCCTCAACCTGGGCGCCAAGACCCCGGCCGAGATCGCTCTGGCAGTGTTGGCCGATATCCTGCGGGTGCGCAACGGCATTGCGCGGGTGGCGCTGTGA
- a CDS encoding nucleotidyltransferase family protein produces the protein MSVVALVLAAGRGTRFGSDKRRATLADGRSLLAHSVGRARAVFDDVRVVLREGERGEDFGLPGDCRVIISPEAASGMGHSLAAGARSLLDSPAQAVAILLGDMPWIESATLRQLAAAASASTIVLPRHAAQQGHPVIFGRDFWPALGQLSGDEGARAVVQANRGSCVVIELEDAAVLLDVDTPQVLTG, from the coding sequence GTGAGCGTGGTCGCCCTGGTGCTGGCGGCAGGGCGCGGTACGCGTTTCGGTTCCGACAAGCGCCGGGCGACCCTGGCCGATGGCCGCAGCCTGCTGGCGCACAGCGTGGGGCGGGCCCGAGCGGTGTTCGATGACGTGCGTGTGGTGTTGCGCGAGGGTGAACGGGGGGAGGATTTTGGCTTGCCAGGTGATTGCCGGGTAATCATCAGCCCCGAAGCTGCGTCAGGCATGGGGCATAGCCTGGCAGCCGGCGCTCGGTCTTTGCTCGACAGCCCGGCCCAGGCAGTGGCGATTTTGCTGGGTGACATGCCGTGGATCGAGTCGGCGACCTTGCGTCAGCTGGCCGCGGCGGCCTCGGCTTCCACCATCGTGTTGCCACGCCATGCGGCGCAGCAGGGGCATCCGGTGATTTTCGGGCGTGATTTCTGGCCTGCGCTGGGGCAACTGTCCGGCGATGAAGGGGCGCGGGCGGTGGTACAGGCCAACCGGGGCAGTTGTGTGGTAATCGAACTGGAGGATGCGGCGGTGCTGCTGGATGTGGACACACCGCAAGTTCTGACCGGTTGA
- a CDS encoding response regulator transcription factor: MHVLLCEDDDLIAAGICAGLTAQGLTVDRVGNAADARAMLQAAQFDVMILDLGLPDEDGLKLLRRLRQQGVDLPVLVLTARDAVTDRVDGLQAGADDYLLKPFDLRELAARLHTLLRRVAGRAVNVIEHGPLRYDPSSCEATLAGQAVDLSRREQALLQALLQNPGRVLSSEQLKDCVYGFSDEVESNALNVHIHHLRRKLGNGIVETVRGLGYRLGPAQAPEEAAS, translated from the coding sequence ATGCACGTTCTGCTCTGCGAGGACGACGACCTGATCGCCGCCGGCATCTGCGCCGGCCTTACCGCCCAGGGCCTGACCGTGGACCGGGTGGGCAACGCCGCCGATGCGCGGGCGATGCTGCAGGCCGCGCAGTTCGACGTGATGATCCTCGACCTCGGCCTGCCCGACGAAGACGGGCTCAAACTGCTGCGCCGCCTGCGCCAGCAGGGGGTAGACCTGCCAGTGCTGGTGCTCACCGCCCGCGATGCCGTCACCGACCGCGTCGATGGCCTGCAGGCGGGCGCCGACGACTACCTGCTCAAGCCGTTCGACCTGCGCGAGCTGGCCGCTCGCCTGCACACCCTGCTGCGGCGGGTGGCCGGGCGGGCGGTGAACGTGATCGAGCACGGGCCGTTGCGCTATGACCCGAGCAGCTGCGAGGCGACCCTGGCCGGCCAAGCGGTCGACCTGTCCCGCCGTGAGCAGGCCTTGCTCCAGGCGCTGCTGCAAAACCCCGGGCGGGTGCTGTCCAGCGAACAACTGAAAGACTGCGTGTACGGCTTCAGCGACGAAGTCGAAAGCAACGCCCTGAACGTGCATATCCACCACCTGCGGCGCAAGTTGGGCAACGGCATCGTCGAGACCGTGCGTGGCCTGGGTTACCGGCTGGGCCCCGCGCAGGCACCGGAGGAGGCCGCATCATGA
- a CDS encoding ATP-binding protein — translation MSLRVRLSLILGSAFVIIWVLAAAWMLRDLRQQMMFSLDQRLVASARMVAGLIDQLPQPLTAKGGEAHFSADQFSVPDGMACQVSSLRGEILASNHKHDGAMDDERSGFRDQTIDDALWRTFTYNHGDVRITTADRHMEREALNQSILLAASAPVLMALLGSLGLLWIGLGKGLEPLNRMRDALRRRRADSVEPLQVAGMPSELQPLLETQNQLFLRIAQTIERERRLTDDAAHELRSPLTAIKTHLQVARMTDGAVREQALEHAEQGTDRMHRTLEQLLMLARVEGSLSFEDGVQCSAEQVARQAVQDAGGGDNRRIVLRLPEEATQIYLGMPAPLAVAALRNLLDNALRHGGDEAVELEVQMADGQVGFMVRDHGPGIAEGDLEHLTERFWRNGQSGGCGLGLAIVQAIVQRCAGSLRFDSRSDGLRVLLQVPARSRH, via the coding sequence ATGAGCCTGCGGGTACGCCTGAGCCTGATCCTGGGCAGTGCTTTCGTGATCATCTGGGTACTGGCTGCCGCGTGGATGCTGCGTGACCTGCGCCAGCAGATGATGTTTTCCCTCGACCAGCGCCTGGTGGCATCGGCGCGCATGGTCGCCGGGCTGATCGACCAGCTGCCGCAGCCGCTGACTGCCAAGGGCGGGGAGGCGCACTTTTCCGCCGACCAGTTCAGTGTGCCGGACGGCATGGCCTGCCAGGTCAGTTCGCTGCGTGGCGAGATCCTCGCCAGCAACCACAAGCACGATGGCGCCATGGACGACGAGCGCAGTGGCTTCCGTGACCAGACCATCGACGATGCACTGTGGCGCACCTTCACCTACAACCACGGCGATGTGCGCATCACCACGGCTGACCGGCACATGGAGCGCGAGGCGTTGAACCAGTCGATTCTGCTGGCGGCTTCGGCACCCGTGCTGATGGCCTTGCTCGGCAGCCTGGGCCTGTTGTGGATCGGCCTTGGCAAGGGCCTGGAACCCCTCAACCGCATGCGCGACGCCTTGCGCCGACGGCGCGCGGACAGTGTCGAGCCGTTGCAGGTGGCGGGTATGCCCAGCGAGTTGCAGCCCTTGCTGGAAACCCAGAACCAGCTGTTCCTGCGTATTGCCCAGACCATCGAGCGTGAGCGGCGCCTGACCGACGATGCGGCCCATGAATTACGCAGCCCGTTGACCGCGATCAAAACCCACCTGCAGGTGGCGCGTATGACCGATGGCGCCGTGCGCGAGCAGGCGCTGGAGCATGCCGAGCAAGGCACCGACCGCATGCACCGTACGCTGGAGCAATTGCTGATGCTGGCGCGGGTGGAAGGCAGCCTGTCGTTCGAGGATGGCGTGCAGTGCAGCGCCGAGCAGGTGGCCCGCCAAGCGGTGCAGGACGCCGGTGGGGGTGACAACCGCCGCATCGTGCTGCGTTTGCCTGAAGAAGCCACGCAGATCTACCTGGGCATGCCCGCGCCGTTGGCAGTGGCCGCGCTGCGCAACCTGCTGGACAACGCCCTGCGCCATGGCGGCGATGAGGCGGTGGAGCTGGAGGTGCAGATGGCCGACGGCCAGGTGGGCTTCATGGTCCGCGACCACGGGCCTGGGATTGCCGAAGGCGACCTGGAGCACCTGACCGAGCGCTTCTGGCGAAATGGGCAGAGTGGCGGTTGCGGTTTGGGGCTGGCGATTGTCCAGGCGATCGTGCAGCGGTGTGCGGGTAGCCTGCGCTTTGACAGCCGTAGCGATGGGTTGCGGGTGCTCTTGCAAGTACCGGCGCGATCCAGGCATTGA
- a CDS encoding aspartate aminotransferase family protein translates to MSTASSLAQVAPASASQPLYEFTESPLLQRQQQQESNARSYPRRIPLALKRARGIHVEDVEGRQFIDCLAGAGTLALGHNHPVVIEAIQRVLADELPLHTLDLTTPVKDRFVQDLFGVLPEALRREAKVQFCGPTGTDAVEAALKLVRGATGRSTVLAFHGAYHGMSQGALSLMGSLGPKQPLGALLSSGVQFMPYPYDYRCPFGLGGEAGVKANLHYLENLLLDPESGVPLPAAVILEVVQGEGGVVPADIEWLKGVRRITEQAGVALIVDEIQSGFARTGRMFAFEHAGIVPDVVTLSKAIGGSLPLAVVVYRDWLDTWKPGAHAGTFRGNQMAMAAGSAVLRFLTEHDIPGHATAMGERLSAHLKHLARDYPQLGDVRGRGLMQGVEIIDPAAATDALGHPLANGALASRIQRECLKRGLILEVGGRHGAVVRFLPPLIITAAQVDEVIERFSRALAAAVQ, encoded by the coding sequence ATGTCCACCGCTTCCAGCCTTGCCCAGGTTGCACCGGCCAGCGCGTCGCAACCTTTGTACGAATTTACCGAATCACCCTTGCTGCAACGCCAGCAACAGCAGGAGTCCAACGCCCGCAGCTACCCGCGGCGCATTCCGCTGGCGCTCAAGCGTGCCCGTGGTATCCATGTCGAAGACGTCGAAGGCCGTCAGTTCATCGACTGCCTGGCCGGCGCCGGCACCCTGGCCCTGGGCCATAACCACCCAGTAGTGATCGAGGCGATCCAGCGGGTACTGGCCGACGAGCTGCCGCTGCATACGCTCGACCTGACCACCCCGGTCAAGGATCGTTTCGTTCAGGACTTGTTCGGCGTGCTGCCGGAGGCGCTGCGCCGCGAGGCCAAGGTACAGTTCTGCGGCCCGACCGGCACCGACGCGGTGGAGGCGGCGCTCAAACTGGTGCGTGGCGCTACTGGGCGCAGTACTGTGCTGGCCTTCCATGGCGCCTACCATGGCATGAGCCAAGGCGCCTTGAGCCTGATGGGTAGCCTTGGCCCCAAGCAGCCGCTGGGTGCGCTGCTAAGCAGCGGCGTGCAGTTCATGCCGTACCCGTATGACTACCGCTGCCCGTTTGGCCTCGGTGGCGAAGCTGGGGTCAAGGCCAACCTGCATTACCTTGAAAACCTGCTGCTCGACCCGGAAAGCGGTGTGCCGCTGCCGGCAGCGGTGATCCTGGAAGTGGTGCAGGGCGAGGGTGGGGTAGTTCCGGCAGATATTGAATGGCTCAAGGGTGTACGTCGTATCACCGAGCAGGCCGGCGTGGCGCTGATTGTGGACGAGATCCAGAGCGGCTTCGCCCGCACGGGGCGCATGTTCGCCTTTGAGCATGCCGGCATCGTGCCCGATGTAGTGACCTTGTCCAAGGCCATCGGTGGCAGTCTGCCGCTGGCGGTGGTGGTGTACCGCGACTGGCTGGACACCTGGAAGCCGGGCGCGCATGCCGGCACCTTCCGTGGCAACCAGATGGCCATGGCTGCGGGTTCCGCTGTGCTGCGCTTCCTCACGGAGCATGACATCCCGGGCCACGCCACTGCCATGGGCGAGCGCCTGTCCGCGCATCTGAAGCACCTGGCCCGGGATTACCCGCAACTGGGCGATGTGCGCGGCCGTGGCCTGATGCAAGGCGTGGAGATCATCGACCCCGCTGCTGCCACCGACGCCCTCGGTCATCCGCTCGCCAACGGCGCCCTGGCCTCGCGAATCCAGCGTGAATGCCTCAAGCGTGGGCTGATTCTCGAAGTGGGTGGCCGTCACGGTGCCGTGGTGCGCTTCCTGCCACCGCTGATCATTACCGCAGCGCAGGTCGACGAAGTGATCGAGCGCTTCTCCCGTGCCCTGGCTGCGGCGGTTCAATGA
- a CDS encoding TauD/TfdA family dioxygenase: MSEILTFDIKPLLPARGTLPLLIEAPEPGLNLLETFDELRPLVDTHLRSSGGILFRGFDVGGAEAFQQFAAAFGDPLLNYEFGSTPRSNVIKGVYTSTEYPAHQSIPLHNEQAYTLEWPMKIWFYSVIPAETGGETPIADSREIYRRMPAHIRQRFIDKGLMYVRNYGNGLDVAWEQVFNTEDRAVVEAYCKPRAIHCEWTDDGELRTRQTCQAVARHPVTGDNVWFNQAHLFHVSNLPPEVRESLLEVVEYEDLPRNVYYGDGTLIEDSLLEEVRGVLDECSISFPWYKDDVLMLDNMLAAHARAPFTGKRKVVVAMAQGHSGYPA; the protein is encoded by the coding sequence ATGAGCGAAATACTGACTTTCGACATCAAGCCGCTGTTGCCTGCGCGCGGCACTTTGCCTTTGTTGATCGAAGCGCCTGAGCCGGGCTTGAACCTGCTCGAAACGTTCGATGAACTGCGTCCGCTGGTCGATACCCATCTGCGCAGCAGCGGCGGCATTCTGTTCCGCGGCTTCGACGTGGGCGGTGCCGAGGCGTTCCAGCAGTTTGCCGCAGCGTTCGGTGATCCGCTGCTCAACTACGAGTTCGGCTCGACGCCACGCAGCAACGTGATCAAAGGCGTGTACACCTCCACGGAGTACCCGGCACACCAGTCGATCCCGTTGCACAACGAACAGGCCTACACCCTCGAATGGCCGATGAAGATCTGGTTCTACAGCGTGATCCCGGCCGAGACGGGCGGTGAGACGCCCATCGCCGACAGCCGCGAGATTTACCGCAGGATGCCCGCGCACATTCGCCAGCGTTTCATCGACAAAGGCCTGATGTATGTACGCAACTACGGCAACGGGCTGGACGTTGCCTGGGAGCAGGTGTTCAACACCGAGGACCGCGCAGTGGTCGAGGCCTACTGCAAGCCTCGGGCGATTCACTGTGAGTGGACCGACGACGGCGAACTGCGAACCCGCCAGACCTGTCAGGCGGTGGCCCGCCATCCGGTCACAGGCGACAACGTCTGGTTCAACCAGGCGCACTTGTTCCACGTGTCCAACCTGCCGCCGGAAGTGCGTGAGAGCCTGCTGGAAGTGGTCGAGTACGAGGATTTGCCGCGTAACGTCTACTACGGCGATGGCACGCTCATCGAGGACTCATTGCTTGAAGAGGTGCGCGGTGTGCTCGATGAATGCAGCATCAGCTTCCCTTGGTACAAGGATGATGTGCTGATGCTCGACAACATGCTCGCGGCCCATGCCCGTGCGCCCTTCACCGGTAAGCGCAAGGTGGTGGTGGCCATGGCCCAGGGCCACAGTGGCTACCCGGCGTAG
- a CDS encoding MbtH family protein translates to MTSVFDREDITFQVVVNHEEQYSIWPDYKEVPNGWRTVGKSGLKQECLAYIEKVWTDMRPLSLRKHMEEQAHKAAV, encoded by the coding sequence ATGACCTCGGTATTCGACCGCGAAGACATCACGTTCCAGGTGGTGGTCAACCACGAAGAGCAGTACTCCATCTGGCCGGACTACAAGGAAGTGCCCAATGGCTGGCGCACTGTTGGCAAAAGTGGCCTGAAACAGGAATGCCTGGCCTACATCGAGAAGGTCTGGACCGACATGCGTCCGCTGAGCCTGCGCAAGCACATGGAAGAGCAGGCCCACAAGGCCGCGGTCTGA